A section of the Paramisgurnus dabryanus chromosome 4, PD_genome_1.1, whole genome shotgun sequence genome encodes:
- the fn1b gene encoding fibronectin 1b isoform X3 — protein MTRSPVARLLVLLSIGGSIHCMPQTAGKSKRHSQDQIQLDPVFDEAISLAVHQTGCTENGRVYKLNDQWERPYMGSTLLCNCQGASGVKCKTKPAAEETCYDKFNARSYQVGETYERPKDGMIWDCTCIGSGKGKISCTIANRCHEGGNSYRIGDTWKRPHDSGDYMLECVCLGNGKGEWTCKPVAERCYDDTQGALYTVGQTWQKSYQDWMIMDCTCLGEGNGRITCTSRNRCNDQDTRTSYRIGETWTKYDTSGNTLQCLCTGNGRGEFKCDRHAASHTGPREHPVGASLDVRVRPVTDQVNVVSALLEEGNCKTDSGVWYFNGMSWIRTQGSMEMLCTCVGGGISCEEHDGQSQVYGGNSGGQPCVFPFVFDGKTHYSCISDGRSDGQLWCSTTSDYDNDRMYSFCTRRNQFVTTRGGNSNGALCQFPFKYNGRNYTDCTSDGRRDSMKWCGTTTDYDTERRYGFCPMAAHEEICTYNDIMYRVGDEWDKRHDTLGHMMRCTCLGNGRGEWNCISHTQLRDQCVVNEQTYEVNETFEKRHDQGYMMNCTCFGQGRGRWKCDAIDQCQEPETKTFYQIGQTWNKVIQGIPHRCSCYGNGIGELACEPLESTAPVRVIITEAGNQPNSHPIQWNAPPSAHITQYILKWRVKNSRLPWKEATIPGNINSHTISGLKPGLTYEGQLISILRYGPRETTRFDFTTTYGSLARAEGETTQPAAEVDTSESVTEITSSGFVISWVSASATVSGFRVEYELSEDGAQPQVIDLPRTTTSVNLQDLLPGRRYNVQVFEVNPDGDTNLILTTTQTTAPDAPTNHEVTDVRETSMVIRWSKPKAPITSYRVVYTPSIEGSSTELILPETETSVTLGDLRPGLQYNVSIYSVKDNMESKPLDIQISTAGKQRPEEVQAPTDLQFTEVTDTKITITWTGPPSEVTGYRVTFAPVSTDGQTHRPINYPITSNAYAELTHLQPGTLYRFHIYAISGAGESKPLVGEKSTKPEAPTDLRFTDITEDSALVIWSVPRSQITGYRLFVSMGSSRPEQFRIPGGQSQYTLSKLQPDTEYMVTLYSEQGSTLSEGVTEVFRTSQPMGNAPRFTTEVTDTAIIISWTPVRRFSYRLTVRPSLGGQSPRDETSDTGSLMVSGLTPGVEYTYSMQPLFNGRRHGNPITNKVVTSLSPPTDLNVVSNPATGELNVRWTPTKTPDITGYRISCTPTNGQRGNSLEEFVSKEETSGTFESLSPGIEYNVSVYTLKNHLESEPISTTVTQDVPVVGDLSFVDFTDTTIGIRWTPLNYTAVTGYHITVVPSGQSSPILEDVVNSSTSYYTVRGLEPGIDYDISVTAITDDAESKPSVITQQTQSGVPVPTDLIFSEVGSDTMRVSWTAPSVQPTEISRFVIRYHPTNNDDDLQEVNVGGSMTSFVLQSLLPNTEYMVSVVCVYGDRESQPVTGVQKTKLDSPTNLEFSDVSTNSFTIHWMAPRAVISGYRLRYQPTAGGRAKDERLPPTRNYFSLVNLAPETEYTIYVYAVSGNKESLPLTGTKATVSDAPTDLTVTSTTQTSITISWDAPAVTVRYYKITHGETGERDAPREFTVPGTESSATIPGLRPDTEYTITLYAVTGRGDSPASSTPVIITHRTSGDNVVSSGDLDVSNIPDSEMIVRWSPAKGPITGYRVQGKPKHGIGPTFNELVGPDRTETTIRGLVPTVEYVISVVAIGRGGETTPVVQKSTAATSEQPNDLSFSHVDTSSMLVTWDAPRTPVTSYRVLYSSPEEGEREYQPAVRRQDTSVALQGLRPGTEYTVKVIPMKGGVPMKTLEGTKYTTRVDSHPTATSEQPNLSFSHVDTSSMLVTWDAPRTPVTSYRVLYSSPEEGEREYQPAVRGQDTSVALQGLRPGTEYTVKVIPMKGGVPMKTLEGTKYTTRVDSHPTAVPAPTDIQFSDIGSSSFIVAWRAPNARLSGYRVVVTPKNQYTLPKEMNVSPDSAQVLVPGLMVATPYDVHIYALKGLQSSSPLTGECTTADDITPPRRVRISDNTDTSFTLTWRVGTEPMTGFLIEAIPKTSGYPTIRKTIPADHRTYVVTGLQPGIIYMVNMYTLNGNSRSPPFTLSVTMARATVQSPTNLQFTSLTPNSISFTWQAPSTPITGYYITYEEQGGSPRELTAPPRVGQNYATITGLRPGTEYIIKIIALQNAHRSAPLIGTASTQLASGLPVPPYRGRPDLLDVPESENHVHVVGPTGSDERGQHVEYTEYNNQPNGGYTPNNPQTGSWPNQPRYQPYVPQVGETLVYIPKAGPDGGRVPQVVKVSEKPGDANPFGFPEDTTGRLQEAQTQTTISWKPYQQSSGYLVSCQPITHQDEKMFQMRLPGSTTSATLIGLTSGASYNVIVEALKGALKQKILEEVITAGNTAPGVGSSNKDSCYDTFTSTYHDVGAEWERMSETGFKLWCRCLGLGSGHFRCDSSKWCHDGGNNYRIGEKWERRAENGHLLSCTCLGNGKGEFKCEPHESTCYDDGKTYQVGNQWQKEYLGAICTCTCHGGQQGWRCENCMRPGAEVSADRLKPVRLNTGYNVNIQCPIECLRPALLADAVASPNHKTIPRE, from the exons ATGACCCGGAGCCCAGTGGCGAGGCTTCTGGTGCTGTTGAGCATCGGGGGATCTATCCACTGTATGCCACAAACCGCGGGGAAAAGCAAAAGACATTCGCAGGATCAAATTCAGTTGGACCCGGTGTTTGATGAAGCCATAAGTTTAGCAGTGCATCAAA CTGGCTGCACCGAGAACGGGCGCGTTTATAAGCTGAACGATCAGTGGGAGCGTCCCTACATGGGCAGCACTCTTCTGTGCAATTGTCAAGGGGCTTCGGGGGTCAAGTGTAAAACCAAGCCTGCAG CCGAGGAGACGTGCTATGACAAATTCAATGCCCGATCTTATCAAGTCGGAGAAACCTACGAGCGACCTAAGGATGGGATGATTTGGGATTGTACCTGCATTGGGTCAGGAAAGGGCAAAATAAGTTGCACAATCGCAA ACCGCTGCCATGAAGGAGGTAACTCATACAGAATTGGGGATACATGGAAACGACCCCATGACAGTGGAGATTACATGCTTGAGTGTGTCTGCCTCGGCAATGGAAAGGGTGAATGGACTTGTAAACCTGTCG CTGAGCGTTGCTATGATGATACACAGGGAGCTTTATACACGGTGGGTCAAACATGGCAGAAATCATATCAGGACTGGATGATCATGGACTGCACGTGTTTGGGAGAGGGTAACGGGCGCATCACCTGCACCTCCAGAA ACCGTTGTAATGACCAGGACACCAGAACCTCATATCGCATCGGCGAGACCTGGACCAAATACGACACCAGTGGAAACACCCTGCAGTGTCTCTGCACGGGCAACGGTCGTGGAGAATTTAAGTGCGATAGGCATGCTGCTTCCCACACGGGCCCCAGGG AGCATCCAGTTGGTGCCTCACTTGATGTTCGGGTTCGACCGGTGACGGATCAAGTCAACGTCGTGTCCGCACTGCTTGAGGAGGGCAACTGTAAAACCGATTCCGGCGTGTGGTATTTCAACGGAATGAGCTGGATCAGGACTCAGGGCAGCATGGAAATGCTGTGCACATGTGTCGGCGGGGGAATCAGTTGCGAGGAACACG ATGGACAGTCACAGGTTTATGGAGGGAACTCTGGCGGGCAGCCGTGTGTTTTCCCCTTTGTGTTCGACGGAAAAACTCACTACTCCTGCATTTCTGATGGTCGAAGTGATGGTCAGCTTTGGTGCAGCACCACCTCTGATTACGACAATGACCGCATGTACTCGTTCTGTACCCGGAGGAACC AGTTTGTGACGACTCGTGGAGGAAACTCGAATGGAGCTCTCTGTCAGTTTCCCTTTAAATACAATGGGCGTAACTACACTGACTGCACATCTGATGGGCGTCGTGATAGTATGAAGTGGTGTGGTACCACAACGGATTATGATACAGAACGACGATATGGATTCTGTCCCATGGCAG CTCATGAGGAAATCTGCACGTATAATGACATCATGTACCGTGTCGGAGATGAATGGGACAAGCGGCATGACACTCTTGGTCACATGATGCGCTGCACCTGCTTGGGAAACGGACGGGGAGAGTGGAACTGTATTTCACACACTCAGCTCAGAG ACCAGTGTGTCGTGAACGAGCAGACGTACGAGGTGAATGAGACCTTTGAGAAGCGTCACGATCAGGGCTACATGATGAACTGCACATGCTTCGGTCAGGGGCGCGGGCGCTGGAAGTGTGATGCCATTG ACCAATGTCAAGAACCCGAGACCAAGACGTTCTACCAGATAGGTCAGACGTGGAACAAAGTCATCCAGGGCATCCCGCACAGATGTTCATGCTATGGTAACGGCATTGGAGAGCTGGCCTGCGAACCTCTGGAGTCCACGG CTCCTGTTCGTGTCATCATCACCGAAGCTGGAAACCAGCCCAATTCCCATCCGATCCAGTGGAACGCCCCCCCTTCTGCTCATATCACTCAATATATTCTGAAGTGGAGAGTT AAAAACTCACGCTTGCCCTGGAAAGAGGCGACCATTCCCGGGAACATCAACTCCCACACCATTTCAGGGCTAAAACCGGGTTTGACGTATGAAGGTCAACTCATCAGCATTCTGCGATATGGACCCAGAGAGACCACTCGCTTTGACTTTACAACTACATACGGCTCTC TGGCCAGAGCAGAAGGCGAGACCACCCAGCCCGCAGCCGAGGTGGACACTTCAGAATCTGTCACTGAGATCACCTCTAGCGGATTCGTGATCTCATGGGTGTCTGCGTCCGCCACCGTTTCTGGATTCAGGGTGGAATATGAGCTCTCGGAGGACGGAGCTCAGCCACAGGTGATCG ACCTCCCTAGAACAACCACATCAGTCAACCTACAAGATCTTCTGCCTGGTCGTAGATACAACGTACAAGTGTTTGAAGTCAATCCTGATGGAGACACGAATCTCATCTTGACGACCACACAGACCACCG CCCCCGATGCGCCAACCAATCACGAGGTCACAGATGTTCGAGAGACGTCCATGGTGATCAGATGGTCCAAGCCTAAGGCTCCAATCACTA GTTACCGTGTGGTTTACACGCCATCCATTGAGGGCAGCAGCACTGAGCTCATCCTGCCCGAGACTGAGACATCGGTGACGTTGGGTGACCTTCGACCTGGCTTGCAGTACAACGTCAGTATTTACTCAGTGAAAGACAACATGGAGAGCAAACCTTTAGACATTCAGATCAGCACTGCTGGAAAACAACGGCCTG AGGAGGTCCAAGCCCCCACTGACCTGCAGTTCACTGAAGTTACCGATACCAAGATCACCATCACATGGACCGGTCCTCCCTCAGAGGTTACAGGATACCGCGTGACCTTTGCTCCCGTCAGCACCGACGGCCAAACCCATAGACCGATTAACTATCCCATCACAAGTAACGCTTACGCCGAGCTCACACACCTGCAGCCGGGAACACTTTATCGTTTCCATATCTATGCCATCAGTGGAGCGGGGGAGAGTAAACCGCTGGTTGGGGAGAAATCTACCA AACCCGAAGCCCCTACCGACCTGCGCTTTACAGACATCACAGAGGACAGCGCTTTAGTCATCTGGTCCGTCCCCAGATCACAGATCACTGGCTATCGTCTCTTTGTCAGCATGGGAAGTTCAAGACCTGAACAGTTCAGGATCCCGGGTGGCCAGTCTCAGTATACCCTCAGCAAACTTCAGCCCGACACAGAGTACATGGTCACCCTGTATTCAGAGCAAGGCAGCACCCTCAGTGAAGGAGTCACTGAAGTCTTCAGAACAT CTCAACCGATGGGTAATGCACCTCGATTCACCACTGAAGTCACAGACACAGCCATCATTATTTCATGGACCCCTGTACGACGATTCAGCTACAGG TTGACCGTCAGGCCTTCACTTGGTGGTCAATCTCCTAGGGATGAAACCTCTGACACGGGCAGTCTGATGGTTTCCGGTCTGACTCCAGGAGTGGAGTACACTTACAGCATGCAGCCCTTGTTCAATGGTCGAAGACATGGCAACCCAATCACAAATAAAGTTGTGACCT CTCTGTCTCCACCGACTGACCTGAATGTAGTGTCAAACCCGGCCACCGGTGAACTCAATGTGAGATGGACCCCCACCAAAACTCCTG ACATCACTGGTTACAGAATTTCATGCACACCAACCAATGGGCAGCGGGGTAACTCCCTGGAGGAGTTTGTTTCCAAGGAAGAAACCTCTGGTACCTTTGAGAGCCTGAGTCCAGGCATTGAGTACAACGTCAGTgtctacactcttaaaaaccACCTGGAGAGCGAACCCATCTCAACCACTGTAACCCAAG ATGTACCTGTGGTGGGCGATCTCAGCTTTGTCGATTTCACGGACACCACGATCGGAATTAGATGGACTCCGCTAAATTACACAGCCGTTACCGGATACCACATTACAGTAGTTCCGAGTGGGCAGAGTTCCCCGATTCTGGAAGACGTGGTGAACTCCTCCACCAGCTATTATACTGTTCGCGGACTGGAGCCTGGCATCGATTATGACATCAGTGTGACCGCCATCACGGATGATGCGGAGAGCAAGCCATCAGTCATCACGCAGCAAACTCAGTCTG GTGTACCAGTCCCTACAGACCTGATTTTTTCAGAGGTGGGTTCGGATACCATGCGGGTGTCATGGACCGCACCATCCGTCCAGCCCACCGAAATCAGTCGCTTTGTAATTCGTTACCATCCAACCAACAACGATGATGACTTACAAGAAGTCAATGTGGGAGGAAGCATGACCAGTTTTGTCCTGCAGA GCTTGCTGCCGAACACTGAATATATGGTGAGCGTGGTGTGTGTATATGGAGACAGGGAAAGCCAACCTGTTACTGGTGTCCAAAAAACAA AACTGGACTCCCCCACAAATCTGGAATTCTCTGATGTCTCTACTAACTCATTTACCATACACTGGATGGCCCCACGTGCCGTCATTTCCGGCTACCGTCTGCGCTATCAGCCGACCGCTGGAGGTCGCGCTAAGGATGAACGACTTCCACCAACCAGAAATTACTTCTCATTGGTTAATTTGGCTCCAGAGACAGAGTACACCATCTACGTTTATGCTGTTAGCGGGAATAAGGAGAGCCTTCCACTTACAGGAACAAAAGCCACTG TCTCTGATGCCCCCACTGACCTGACTGTCACATCAACTACACAAACAAGCATCACCATCTCCTGGGACGCTCCTGCGGTCACTGTACGCTACTACAAGATCACACATGGTGAAACAG GTGAAAGAGATGCGCCAAGAGAATTCACTGTTCCTGGAACTGAGTCCAGCGCCACCATCCCGGGTCTGCGGCCGGACACGGAGTACACCATCACACTGTATGCTGTGACTGGCAGAGGAGACAGTCCCGCCTCCAGCACACCGGTCATCATCACCCACCGGACCTCAGGTGACA ATGTAGTGTCCTCAGGAGATTTGGATGTTTCTAATATTCCGGATAGCGAAATGATCGTCCGTTGGAGCCCAGCGAAAGGTCCCATCACAGGTTACAGAGTACAGGGAAAGCCCAAGCATGGGATAGGTCCAACATTCAATGAGCTGGTGGGACCTG ATCGCACTGAAACGACCATACGTGGCCTAGTGCCCACAGTGGAGTATGTGATTAGTGTTGTTGCTATTGGTCGAGGGGGTGAGACCACACCTGTAGTCCAAAAATCTACAGCAG CAACTTCGGAACAGCCAAATGATCTGAGCTTCTCTCATGTGGACACCAGCTCCATGCTTGTGACATGGGATGCTCCACGGACACCCGTGACCTCTTACAGGGTTCTGTACTCTAGTCCagaagagggagagagagagtacCAACCAGCTGTACGTAGACAAGATACCAGCGTGGCTCTCCAGGGATTACGACCAGGAACCGAATACACCGTTAAAGTCATTCCAATGAAAGGGGGAGTCCCGATGAAGACCCTTGAAGGCACTAAATACACTACCCGTGTGGACTCTCATCCCACTG CAACTTCGGAACAGCCAAATCTGAGCTTCTCTCATGTGGACACCAGCTCCATGCTTGTGACATGGGATGCTCCACGAACACCCGTGACCTCTTACAGGGTTCTGTACTCTAGTCCagaagagggagagagagagtacCAACCAGCTGTACGTGGACAAGATACCAGCGTGGCTCTCCAGGGATTACGACCAGGAACCGAATACACCGTTAAAGTCATTCCAATGAAAGGGGGAGTCCCGATGAAGACCCTTGAAGGCACTAAATACACTACCCGTGTGGACTCTCATCCCACTG CTGTTCCTGCCCCAACTGACATTCAGTTCTCTGACATTGGTTCTTCCTCCTTTATTGTGGCATGGCGGGCACCCAATGCAAGGCTTAGTGGATACCGTGTGGTGGTCACCCCAAAGAATCAGTATACCTTACCCAAAGAAATGAATGTTTCACCAGACTCTGCACAAGTTTTAGTGCCCGGTCTCATG gtGGCCACTCCCTATGATGTTCACATCTACGCATTGAAGGGTTTACAAAGCAGTTCTCCTTTAACTGGGGAGTGTACGACTGCTGACG ATATAACCCCACCTCGCCGTGTCCGTATCAGTGATAATACAGATACCTCCTTCACTCTCACATGGCGTGTTGGCACCGAGCCAATGACGGGTTTTCTAATTGAAGCCATACCCAAAACCAGCGGTTACCCGACTATCAGGAAAACTATACCTGCTGATCACCGTACCTATGTGGTCACTG GATTGCAACCAGGCATCATTTATATGGTCAACATGTACACATTAAATGGAAATAGTCGAAGCCCACCTTTCACTTTATCTGTAACCATGG CTCGGGCAACTGTTCAGTCTCCAACCAACCTCCAGTTTACCTCTCTGACTCCCAACTCCATCTCCTTTACTTGGCAAGCCCCATCCACACCCATCACAGGATATTACATCACTTATGAGGAACAGGGCGGTTCCCCTCGTGAGCTCACGGCACCACCCCGCGTTGGACAGAACTATGCTACCATTACCG GTCTGAGACCAGGCACTGAATACATCATAAAGATCATTGCTCTACAGAATGCCCATAGAAGTGCACCGCTGATCGGCACAGCCAGTACTC AGCTGGCGTCCGGTCTGCCTGTTCCGCCTTACCGTGGCCGCCCAGACTTGTTGGATGTGCCTGAAAGTGAGAACCATGTTCATGTGGTGGGTCCCACTGGGTCGGATGAGCGCGGGCAGCATGTGGAGTACACCGAATACAATAATCAACCCAACGGAGGCTACACGCCTAACAACCCTCAAACAGGCTCTTGGCCTAACCAACCCAGATATCAGCCTTACGTTCCTCAAGTGGGGGAGACTCTTGTCTATATCCCTAAGGCGGGACCCGACGGGGGTCGTGTGCCGCAGGTTGTTAAGGTGAGTGAGAAACCTGGAGATGCCAATCCTTTTGGTTTTCCAGAAGACACAACAGGAAGACTACAGGAGGCCCAGACCCAGACCACCATCTCATGGAAACCCTACCAGCAAAGCTCCGGCTACCTGGTGTCTTGCCAGCCCATTACCCATCAGGATGAGAAGATGTTTCAG ATGCGTCTCCCTGGATCGACCACAAGCGCTACGCTGATCGGTCTTACCTCTGGTGCCTCTTATAATGTCATTGTAGAGGCCCTTAAAGGAGCCCTTAAACAGAAAATCTTGGAGGAAGTCATCACTGCTGGAAACACAG CTCCAGGAGTTGGTTCATCCAATAAGGACTCATGTTATGACACCTTTACATCCACTTACCATGACGTCGGAGCGGAATGGGAGCGTATGTCCGAGACCGGCTTCAAACTATGGTGTAGATGTCTCGGCCTTGGCAGCGGACATTTTAGATGCGATTCTTCCA AATGGTGTCACGATGGTGGAAACAACTACCGCATCGGTGAAAAGTGGGAACGGCGTGCAGAAAACGGTCACTTGTTGAGCTGTACTTGTCTGGGCAATGGCAAAGGAGAGTTCAAGTGTGAACCTC ATGAGTCCACATGTTACGATGATGGAAAGACGTACCAGGTCGGAAACCAATGGCAGAAGGAATACTTGGGGGCCATCTGCACATGCACATGCCATGGAGGACAGCAG ggTTGGCGTTGCGAGAACTGCATGAGACCGGGTGCGGAGGTCAGTGCTGATCGGCTCAAACCTGTCCGCTTGAACACGGGCTACAATGTG AACATTCAATGCCCAATTGAATGTCTCAGACCGGCCCTTCTCGCCGATGCTGTGGCCAGTCCCAATCACAAGACTATTCCCAGAGAGTAA